In the Anguilla anguilla isolate fAngAng1 chromosome 7, fAngAng1.pri, whole genome shotgun sequence genome, one interval contains:
- the LOC118232060 gene encoding twinfilin-1-like, whose product MSHQTGIQATGEVKDIFARARNGEYRLLKIVIENEQLVVGGAKHAAKSWDQEYDSCVLPVLEDDQPSYILYRLDSTNNQGYEWIFLAWSPDNSPVRQKMLYAATRATLKKEFGGGHVKDEIFGTTKDDVSLSGYRKYLTSQSAPLPLTAAEQELRQIKLNEVQTDIGMETKQPTLQGVAFPMNRDTVQALEQFRAKKLNYVQLEIDFQNETIKLSDTAPTEIKDLPKRIPKDAARYHFFLYKHSHEGDYLESAVFIYSMPGYKCSIRERMLYSSCRNPLIDTVENHMRIDIAKKIEIENGDELTGDFLYEEVHPKQHAHKQAFAKPKGPAGKRGGRRMIRSPGDEEEDY is encoded by the exons TCCTGAAGATTGTGATTGAGAATG agcagttggtggtgggcggggccaagcaTGCGGCTAAGAGTTGGGACCAGGAGTATGACTCGTGCGTTCTTCCCGTCCTGGAGGACGACCAGCCGTCGTACATCCTCTACCGCCTGGATTCCACCAACAACCAGGGATACGAGTGGATCTTCCTGGCCTGGTCTCCCGATAATTCACCC GTGCGACAGAAAATGTTATACGCTGCTACAAGAGCTACCCTAAAAAAGGAGTTTGGAGGAGGACACGTTAAAGATGAGATTTTTGGCACAACAAAG GACGATGTGTCTCTGAGTGGATACAGGAAGTACCTCACCTCCCagtctgctcctcttcctcttacCGCCGCCGAGCAGGAACTGAGACAGATCAAACTCAACGAG GTGCAGACGGACATAGGCATGGAGACAAAGCAGCCGACTCTTCAGGGTGTGGCCTTCCCCATGAACCGCGACACCGTCCAGGCCCTAGAGCAGTTCCGGGCGAAGAAGCTGAACTACGTCCAGCTT GAAATAGACTTTCAGAACGAGACCATTAAATTGTCCGACACCGCTCCCACGGAGATCAAAGATTTGCCGAAAAGGATTCCGAAAGATGCCGCCCGGTACCACTTCTTCCTGTATAAGCACTCCCACGAGGGGGATTACCTGGAGTCTGCAG TCTTCATCTACTCCATGCCTGGGTACAAATGCAGCATCCGGGAAAGGATGCTGTACTCGAGCTGCAGAAACCCTCTCATCGACACGGTCGAAAATCACATGCGCATTGACATCGCAAAAAAG ATCGAGATTGAGAATGGGGACGAGCTGACCGGTGATTTCCTGTACGAGGAGGTGCACCCGAAGCAGCACGCGCACAAGCAGGCTTTCGCCAAGCCCAAGGGCCCGGCGGGCAAGAGGGGGGGCCGCAGGATGATCCGTTCTCCAGGAGACGAGGAGGAGGattattaa